The Synechococcales cyanobacterium T60_A2020_003 genomic interval CCATTTTGATACCCTGCTCTTGCTGAATAAAGAGCTGATTGCCTATGGCGATCGCCGTTTGGTGCTTCAGCACGACAATATGACGCGTGCCTATGGCGGACATGTCTCTTTCTTCCGGGCAGCGTAGCCATGGAATCGGGATTGTCGTTTCTGCTGGAACCGCTTCAGTATGGCTTTATGCAGCGATCGCTAATCGTGGCGGTGCTAGTCGGGATCATGTGTGCGGTGGTGGGAAGTTACCTGATGGTGCGACGGATGGCGCTGTTGGGCGATGCCATTAGTCACTCGCTGCTACCGGGACTGGCGATCGCCTATGTTCTTGGGATCAATATCTACATCGGCGCGTTTGTCGCGGGTATTCTCAGTACAGGTTTGATTGCCTGGATTCACACGCGATCGCCCATCAAAGAAGATGCGGCCATGGGGATTGTCTTTTCTGCTTTCTTTGCGGTAGGAGTCACACTGATCACCCTCGTCCAAAAAGACACCAAAATCGACCTGAACCATTTTCTCTTTGGCAATATCCTAGGCGTTAGTCCTTCTGAAGTTAGGGATACGGCCATCATTGCAGTGCTGGTGCTGGTGAGTGTCTTTCTGTTTTACAAAGAACTCCTGTTTCACAGTTTTGATGCCCTGGGGGCACAGGCGACTGGACTTCCGGTGACGTGGCTGAATGCAGGCTTGATGGTGTTGATTGCCCTCACGGTCGTCGCGAGTTTGAAAGCGGTTGGCGTGATTTTAGTGCTAGCCCTCCTGATCACACCCAGCGCCACGGCGTATCTGCTGGTTCCGCGCTTGCATCAGGTGATGGGATTGGGAGCCGCGATTGGTGTTGTATCCAGTAT includes:
- a CDS encoding metal ABC transporter permease, which produces MESGLSFLLEPLQYGFMQRSLIVAVLVGIMCAVVGSYLMVRRMALLGDAISHSLLPGLAIAYVLGINIYIGAFVAGILSTGLIAWIHTRSPIKEDAAMGIVFSAFFAVGVTLITLVQKDTKIDLNHFLFGNILGVSPSEVRDTAIIAVLVLVSVFLFYKELLFHSFDALGAQATGLPVTWLNAGLMVLIALTVVASLKAVGVILVLALLITPSATAYLLVPRLHQVMGLGAAIGVVSSISGMYLSYYFNLPSGPAIVMIASGFFALAFLFSPSYGVLTHRRNSKSG